One window of the Sander lucioperca isolate FBNREF2018 chromosome 5, SLUC_FBN_1.2, whole genome shotgun sequence genome contains the following:
- the LOC116057157 gene encoding integrin-linked kinase-associated serine/threonine phosphatase 2C isoform X2 produces the protein MDLFDDLPEPTQTSGPVPAELTARPQATKEEEEEEAAVEKRLKRKREDAECHADHKEERGGEEVKKVCLPVLKGYVAARRGEREEMQDAHVLLPDMSVCLSALPGQVSCVSYFAVFDGHAGARASRFAAEHLHHNLAKKFPVGSTLSTENVDKLMKKCLLDTFRQTDEDFLRKASSQKPAWKDGSTATCVLVVDDMVYVANLGDSRAVLCRMEATGGADGQRRSLTLNLSKEHNPTIYEERMRIQRAGGTVRDGRVLGVLEVSRSIGDGQYKRIGVISSPDVRRLQLTANDRFIILACDGLFKVFSADEAVKFVLNVLQSPPSPLQEGSAEQRPRPTEEEEEEVRFEAACQQLASEAVRRGCADNVTVILLSIGF, from the exons ATGGATCTTTTCGACGACCTGCCAGAACCGACGCAAACCTCCG GTCCGGTTCCAGCAGAGCTCACAGCTCGACCACAGGccaccaaagaagaagaagaggaggaggcggCGGTGGAGAAAAGGTTGAAACGAAAACGAGAAGACGCGGAGTGCCACGCCGATCACAAAGAGGAGCGAGGGGGGGAGGAGGTCAAGAAAGTTT GCCTCCCCGTGCTGAAAGGCTACGTGGCGGCGAGGCGCGGCGAGCGCGAGGAGATGCAGGACGCTCACGTTCTGCTGCCGGACATGAGCGTCTGTCTGTCGGCTCTGCCGGGACAAGT GTCTTGTGTCTCGTACTTCGCCGTGTTCGACGGTCACGCCGGAGCTCGAGCCTCCCGATTCGCCGCAGAGCATCTACACCACAACCTGGCCAAGAAGTTCCCCGTCGG GTCGACACTGTCAACAGAGAACGTGGACAAGCTGATGAAGAAATGTCTCCTGGACACGTTCCGGCAGACCGATGAAGACTTTCTGAGGAAAGCTTCCAGCCA GAAACCGGCGTGGAAGGACGGCTCCACGGCCACCTGCGTGCTGGTGGTGGACGACATGGTGTACGTGGCCAATCTGGGAGACAGCAGG gcGGTGCTGTGTCGGATGGAGGCGACCGGAGGAGCAGACGGACAGAGGAGGTCGCTGACTCTCAATCTGAGTAAAGAACACAACCCGACCATCTACGAGGAGAGGATGAGGATCCAGAGAGCAGGAGGCACCGTCAG GGACGGCAGGGTGCTGGGTGTCCTTGAGGTGTCCCGGTCTATCGGAGACGGCCAGTACAAACGCATCGGCGTCATCTCGTCCCCCGACGTGAGGAGGTTGCAGCTCACGGCCAATGACAG gttCATCATCCTGGCCTGTGACGGTTTGTTCAAAGTGTTTTCTGCTGATGAAGCCGTTAAATTCGTCCTCAACGTCCTGcag TCCCCCCCGTCCCCCCTGCAGGAGGGGAGCGCGGAGCAGCGGCCGCGGCcgacggaggaggaggaggaggaggtgaggtTTGAAGCTGCCTGCCAACAGCTGGCCAGCGAGGCGGTGAGGCGGGGCTGTGCCGACAACGTCACTGTGATCCTGCTTTCAATTGGCTTCTga
- the LOC116057157 gene encoding integrin-linked kinase-associated serine/threonine phosphatase 2C isoform X3, with translation MDLFDDLPEPTQTSGPVPAELTARPQATKEEEEEEAAVEKRLKRKREDAECHADHKEERGGEEVKKVCKEGLPVLKGYVAARRGEREEMQDAHVLLPDMSVCLSALPGQVSCVSYFAVFDGHAGARASRFAAEHLHHNLAKKFPVENVDKLMKKCLLDTFRQTDEDFLRKASSQKPAWKDGSTATCVLVVDDMVYVANLGDSRAVLCRMEATGGADGQRRSLTLNLSKEHNPTIYEERMRIQRAGGTVRDGRVLGVLEVSRSIGDGQYKRIGVISSPDVRRLQLTANDRFIILACDGLFKVFSADEAVKFVLNVLQSPPSPLQEGSAEQRPRPTEEEEEEVRFEAACQQLASEAVRRGCADNVTVILLSIGF, from the exons ATGGATCTTTTCGACGACCTGCCAGAACCGACGCAAACCTCCG GTCCGGTTCCAGCAGAGCTCACAGCTCGACCACAGGccaccaaagaagaagaagaggaggaggcggCGGTGGAGAAAAGGTTGAAACGAAAACGAGAAGACGCGGAGTGCCACGCCGATCACAAAGAGGAGCGAGGGGGGGAGGAGGTCAAGAAAGTTTGTAAAGAAG GCCTCCCCGTGCTGAAAGGCTACGTGGCGGCGAGGCGCGGCGAGCGCGAGGAGATGCAGGACGCTCACGTTCTGCTGCCGGACATGAGCGTCTGTCTGTCGGCTCTGCCGGGACAAGT GTCTTGTGTCTCGTACTTCGCCGTGTTCGACGGTCACGCCGGAGCTCGAGCCTCCCGATTCGCCGCAGAGCATCTACACCACAACCTGGCCAAGAAGTTCCCCGTCG AGAACGTGGACAAGCTGATGAAGAAATGTCTCCTGGACACGTTCCGGCAGACCGATGAAGACTTTCTGAGGAAAGCTTCCAGCCA GAAACCGGCGTGGAAGGACGGCTCCACGGCCACCTGCGTGCTGGTGGTGGACGACATGGTGTACGTGGCCAATCTGGGAGACAGCAGG gcGGTGCTGTGTCGGATGGAGGCGACCGGAGGAGCAGACGGACAGAGGAGGTCGCTGACTCTCAATCTGAGTAAAGAACACAACCCGACCATCTACGAGGAGAGGATGAGGATCCAGAGAGCAGGAGGCACCGTCAG GGACGGCAGGGTGCTGGGTGTCCTTGAGGTGTCCCGGTCTATCGGAGACGGCCAGTACAAACGCATCGGCGTCATCTCGTCCCCCGACGTGAGGAGGTTGCAGCTCACGGCCAATGACAG gttCATCATCCTGGCCTGTGACGGTTTGTTCAAAGTGTTTTCTGCTGATGAAGCCGTTAAATTCGTCCTCAACGTCCTGcag TCCCCCCCGTCCCCCCTGCAGGAGGGGAGCGCGGAGCAGCGGCCGCGGCcgacggaggaggaggaggaggaggtgaggtTTGAAGCTGCCTGCCAACAGCTGGCCAGCGAGGCGGTGAGGCGGGGCTGTGCCGACAACGTCACTGTGATCCTGCTTTCAATTGGCTTCTga
- the LOC116057157 gene encoding integrin-linked kinase-associated serine/threonine phosphatase 2C isoform X1: protein MDLFDDLPEPTQTSGPVPAELTARPQATKEEEEEEAAVEKRLKRKREDAECHADHKEERGGEEVKKVCKEGLPVLKGYVAARRGEREEMQDAHVLLPDMSVCLSALPGQVSCVSYFAVFDGHAGARASRFAAEHLHHNLAKKFPVGSTLSTENVDKLMKKCLLDTFRQTDEDFLRKASSQKPAWKDGSTATCVLVVDDMVYVANLGDSRAVLCRMEATGGADGQRRSLTLNLSKEHNPTIYEERMRIQRAGGTVRDGRVLGVLEVSRSIGDGQYKRIGVISSPDVRRLQLTANDRFIILACDGLFKVFSADEAVKFVLNVLQSPPSPLQEGSAEQRPRPTEEEEEEVRFEAACQQLASEAVRRGCADNVTVILLSIGF, encoded by the exons ATGGATCTTTTCGACGACCTGCCAGAACCGACGCAAACCTCCG GTCCGGTTCCAGCAGAGCTCACAGCTCGACCACAGGccaccaaagaagaagaagaggaggaggcggCGGTGGAGAAAAGGTTGAAACGAAAACGAGAAGACGCGGAGTGCCACGCCGATCACAAAGAGGAGCGAGGGGGGGAGGAGGTCAAGAAAGTTTGTAAAGAAG GCCTCCCCGTGCTGAAAGGCTACGTGGCGGCGAGGCGCGGCGAGCGCGAGGAGATGCAGGACGCTCACGTTCTGCTGCCGGACATGAGCGTCTGTCTGTCGGCTCTGCCGGGACAAGT GTCTTGTGTCTCGTACTTCGCCGTGTTCGACGGTCACGCCGGAGCTCGAGCCTCCCGATTCGCCGCAGAGCATCTACACCACAACCTGGCCAAGAAGTTCCCCGTCGG GTCGACACTGTCAACAGAGAACGTGGACAAGCTGATGAAGAAATGTCTCCTGGACACGTTCCGGCAGACCGATGAAGACTTTCTGAGGAAAGCTTCCAGCCA GAAACCGGCGTGGAAGGACGGCTCCACGGCCACCTGCGTGCTGGTGGTGGACGACATGGTGTACGTGGCCAATCTGGGAGACAGCAGG gcGGTGCTGTGTCGGATGGAGGCGACCGGAGGAGCAGACGGACAGAGGAGGTCGCTGACTCTCAATCTGAGTAAAGAACACAACCCGACCATCTACGAGGAGAGGATGAGGATCCAGAGAGCAGGAGGCACCGTCAG GGACGGCAGGGTGCTGGGTGTCCTTGAGGTGTCCCGGTCTATCGGAGACGGCCAGTACAAACGCATCGGCGTCATCTCGTCCCCCGACGTGAGGAGGTTGCAGCTCACGGCCAATGACAG gttCATCATCCTGGCCTGTGACGGTTTGTTCAAAGTGTTTTCTGCTGATGAAGCCGTTAAATTCGTCCTCAACGTCCTGcag TCCCCCCCGTCCCCCCTGCAGGAGGGGAGCGCGGAGCAGCGGCCGCGGCcgacggaggaggaggaggaggaggtgaggtTTGAAGCTGCCTGCCAACAGCTGGCCAGCGAGGCGGTGAGGCGGGGCTGTGCCGACAACGTCACTGTGATCCTGCTTTCAATTGGCTTCTga
- the LOC116057157 gene encoding integrin-linked kinase-associated serine/threonine phosphatase 2C isoform X4 produces MQDAHVLLPDMSVCLSALPGQVSCVSYFAVFDGHAGARASRFAAEHLHHNLAKKFPVGSTLSTENVDKLMKKCLLDTFRQTDEDFLRKASSQKPAWKDGSTATCVLVVDDMVYVANLGDSRAVLCRMEATGGADGQRRSLTLNLSKEHNPTIYEERMRIQRAGGTVRDGRVLGVLEVSRSIGDGQYKRIGVISSPDVRRLQLTANDRFIILACDGLFKVFSADEAVKFVLNVLQSPPSPLQEGSAEQRPRPTEEEEEEVRFEAACQQLASEAVRRGCADNVTVILLSIGF; encoded by the exons ATGCAGGACGCTCACGTTCTGCTGCCGGACATGAGCGTCTGTCTGTCGGCTCTGCCGGGACAAGT GTCTTGTGTCTCGTACTTCGCCGTGTTCGACGGTCACGCCGGAGCTCGAGCCTCCCGATTCGCCGCAGAGCATCTACACCACAACCTGGCCAAGAAGTTCCCCGTCGG GTCGACACTGTCAACAGAGAACGTGGACAAGCTGATGAAGAAATGTCTCCTGGACACGTTCCGGCAGACCGATGAAGACTTTCTGAGGAAAGCTTCCAGCCA GAAACCGGCGTGGAAGGACGGCTCCACGGCCACCTGCGTGCTGGTGGTGGACGACATGGTGTACGTGGCCAATCTGGGAGACAGCAGG gcGGTGCTGTGTCGGATGGAGGCGACCGGAGGAGCAGACGGACAGAGGAGGTCGCTGACTCTCAATCTGAGTAAAGAACACAACCCGACCATCTACGAGGAGAGGATGAGGATCCAGAGAGCAGGAGGCACCGTCAG GGACGGCAGGGTGCTGGGTGTCCTTGAGGTGTCCCGGTCTATCGGAGACGGCCAGTACAAACGCATCGGCGTCATCTCGTCCCCCGACGTGAGGAGGTTGCAGCTCACGGCCAATGACAG gttCATCATCCTGGCCTGTGACGGTTTGTTCAAAGTGTTTTCTGCTGATGAAGCCGTTAAATTCGTCCTCAACGTCCTGcag TCCCCCCCGTCCCCCCTGCAGGAGGGGAGCGCGGAGCAGCGGCCGCGGCcgacggaggaggaggaggaggaggtgaggtTTGAAGCTGCCTGCCAACAGCTGGCCAGCGAGGCGGTGAGGCGGGGCTGTGCCGACAACGTCACTGTGATCCTGCTTTCAATTGGCTTCTga